In Streptomyces nodosus, one DNA window encodes the following:
- a CDS encoding ATP-binding protein — MADHQEASVTLPSDPASVSAARTYVSGVLAEWGLPGDADVVDTVRLIVSELATNAVQHTLGLSPTFRVDVALDRDELLRIGVTDSHPRFPRRLPAAVQQDNGRGMVIIRWLAAEYGGSLSVRRTREGGKTVAIELPWVAPVRPVTAGGQQGA, encoded by the coding sequence ATGGCAGACCATCAGGAAGCGTCCGTCACTCTGCCGAGCGATCCCGCCTCGGTCTCGGCCGCCCGTACCTATGTCTCGGGTGTCCTCGCCGAATGGGGCCTGCCGGGCGACGCGGACGTCGTCGACACCGTGCGCCTGATCGTGTCCGAGCTCGCCACCAACGCCGTGCAGCACACCCTCGGGCTGTCCCCCACCTTCAGGGTCGACGTCGCGCTCGACCGGGACGAGTTACTGCGTATCGGGGTCACCGACAGCCATCCGCGTTTCCCCAGACGCCTGCCCGCGGCCGTGCAGCAGGACAACGGCCGCGGCATGGTGATCATCCGCTGGCTGGCCGCGGAGTACGGCGGCAGCCTGAGCGTCCGGCGCACCCGCGAGGGTGGCAAGACCGTCGCCATCGAACTGCCGTGGGTCGCCCCGGTGCGGCCGGTCACGGCGGGCGGACAACAGGGGGCCTGA
- a CDS encoding C40 family peptidase, producing MTALNRVPSLLTRAGTASALTLAAVGGSIAVPGLATDAAAAPMAAKALRIAASKKGAPYQYGATGPRRFDCSGLTLYAYKKAGKHLPRTAAAQYNKTHHVSASKRKAGDLVFFHSGRSVYHVGIYAGKGKIWHSPKTGDVVRLQKIWTKSVWYGRVS from the coding sequence ATGACTGCGCTCAATCGTGTCCCGTCGCTGCTGACCCGGGCCGGCACCGCCTCGGCCCTCACCCTCGCCGCCGTCGGCGGCAGCATCGCGGTACCCGGTCTCGCCACCGACGCCGCCGCCGCGCCCATGGCGGCGAAGGCACTGCGGATCGCGGCGTCCAAGAAGGGGGCGCCCTACCAGTACGGTGCCACCGGACCCCGCCGCTTCGACTGCTCGGGGCTCACGCTGTACGCCTACAAGAAGGCGGGCAAGCACCTGCCCCGTACGGCCGCGGCCCAGTACAACAAGACGCACCATGTCTCCGCCTCCAAGCGCAAGGCCGGTGACCTGGTGTTCTTCCACTCGGGCCGCAGCGTCTACCACGTCGGCATCTATGCCGGGAAGGGCAAGATCTGGCACTCCCCGAAGACCGGGGACGTGGTCAGGCTCCAGAAGATCTGGACCAAGAGCGTGTGGTACGGACGGGTCAGCTGA
- a CDS encoding 8-amino-7-oxononanoate synthase, producing MAFGWIDEQARARRRAGLVRTLRPRPAGSPLLDLASNDYLGLARHPEIVEGAAEAARRWGGGSTGSRLVTGTTELHAELERELADFCGFEAALVFSSGYAANLAAVTALAPHGSLIVSDAGNHASLIDGCRLARGTTQVVEHAEPEAVRKALSARPGPAVVVSDTVFSVDGDAAPLAELAFVCREFGAGLIVDDAHGLGVLGTGGRGAAQAARLAGAPDTVVTVTLSKSLGSQGGAVLGPAGVIDHLVNTARTFIFDTGLAPAAAGAALAALRLLRREPERAARARAVATALYDRLTAEGHEAVRPDAAVVSVRAPSADRAVRWAADCRAAGVAVGCFRPPSVPDGISRLRLTARADLTDEQIGRAVRVIGETRP from the coding sequence ATGGCGTTCGGCTGGATCGACGAGCAGGCGCGGGCGCGCCGCCGGGCCGGACTCGTCCGCACCCTGCGCCCCCGCCCCGCCGGCTCCCCGCTGCTGGACCTCGCGAGCAACGACTATCTGGGCCTGGCCCGCCATCCCGAGATCGTCGAGGGCGCGGCGGAGGCGGCCCGGCGCTGGGGCGGCGGTTCGACCGGCTCCCGCCTGGTGACCGGCACCACCGAACTCCACGCCGAACTGGAGCGCGAACTGGCCGACTTCTGCGGCTTCGAGGCGGCCCTGGTCTTCTCCTCCGGGTACGCGGCCAACCTCGCGGCGGTCACCGCGCTGGCGCCGCACGGTTCCCTGATCGTCTCCGACGCGGGCAACCATGCCTCCCTGATCGACGGCTGCCGGCTGGCGCGCGGCACCACCCAGGTGGTCGAGCACGCCGAGCCCGAAGCCGTGCGCAAGGCGCTGAGCGCCCGTCCGGGGCCCGCCGTCGTGGTCTCCGACACGGTCTTCTCGGTGGACGGCGACGCCGCACCGTTGGCCGAACTGGCCTTCGTCTGCCGGGAGTTCGGGGCCGGTCTGATCGTCGACGACGCCCATGGGCTCGGGGTCCTCGGGACCGGTGGACGGGGGGCCGCGCAGGCGGCGCGGCTCGCGGGCGCGCCGGACACAGTGGTGACGGTGACGCTCTCCAAGTCGCTCGGCAGCCAGGGCGGCGCCGTCCTCGGCCCGGCAGGGGTCATCGACCATCTGGTCAACACCGCCCGGACGTTCATCTTCGACACCGGGCTCGCCCCGGCCGCGGCGGGCGCCGCACTCGCGGCGCTGCGTCTGCTGCGCCGCGAGCCGGAGCGCGCCGCACGGGCCCGCGCGGTGGCGACGGCGCTGTACGACCGCCTCACGGCCGAGGGCCATGAGGCGGTGCGGCCCGACGCCGCCGTGGTCTCCGTGCGGGCACCCTCCGCCGACCGGGCCGTGCGGTGGGCGGCCGACTGCCGGGCGGCCGGGGTCGCCGTGGGCTGCTTCCGCCCGCCGTCGGTGCCCGACGGCATCTCGCGGCTGCGTCTGACCGCCCGTGCCGACCTCACCGACGAGCAGATCGGCCGTGCCGTGCGGGTGATCGGCGAGACCCGGCCGTGA
- a CDS encoding adenosylmethionine--8-amino-7-oxononanoate transaminase produces MPELSVDALLALDRQHVWHPYGPMPGRQEPLVVESASGVRLRLADGSGELVDGMSSWWSAIHGYNHPVLNEAAHEQLARMSHVMFGGLTHEPAVRLAKLLVDIAPDGLEHVFLADSGSVSVEVAVKMCLQYWRSLGRPAKRRLLTWRGGYHGDTWQPMSVCDPEGGMHELWQGVLPRQVFTEAPPAAYEESYAEQLRAAVERHADELAAVIVEPVVQGAGGMRFHSPAYLRVLREVCDAHDVLLVFDEIATGFGRTGALFAADHAAVTPDVMCVGKALTGGYMTMAATLCTPRVAEGISRGEVPVLAHGPTFMGNPLAAAVACASVELLLGQDWQAEVKRIETGLREGLAPAASVPGVREVRVLGAIGVVQLDHEVDMAAATRAAVREGVWLRPFRDLVYTMPPYVTGEADLARITRAVCAAAREG; encoded by the coding sequence ATGCCTGAGCTGTCCGTGGACGCGCTGCTGGCGCTTGACCGGCAGCACGTCTGGCATCCGTACGGTCCCATGCCCGGCCGGCAGGAGCCGCTGGTCGTGGAGTCGGCGAGCGGGGTGCGGCTGCGGCTGGCCGACGGCTCCGGCGAACTGGTCGACGGCATGTCGTCCTGGTGGTCGGCCATCCACGGCTACAACCACCCGGTGCTCAACGAGGCCGCGCACGAGCAGCTGGCGCGGATGAGCCATGTGATGTTCGGCGGGCTCACCCATGAGCCCGCCGTCCGGCTGGCGAAGCTTCTCGTGGACATCGCGCCCGACGGTCTGGAGCATGTCTTCCTCGCGGACTCCGGCTCGGTCTCGGTCGAGGTCGCGGTCAAGATGTGCCTGCAGTACTGGCGTTCGCTCGGCCGTCCCGCCAAGCGGCGGCTGCTGACCTGGCGCGGCGGCTACCACGGGGACACCTGGCAGCCGATGTCGGTGTGCGACCCCGAGGGCGGGATGCACGAGCTGTGGCAGGGTGTGCTGCCCCGGCAGGTGTTCACCGAGGCGCCTCCGGCCGCCTACGAGGAGTCGTACGCCGAGCAGTTGCGCGCCGCGGTGGAACGGCACGCCGACGAACTGGCCGCGGTGATCGTGGAGCCGGTGGTGCAGGGCGCGGGCGGGATGCGGTTCCACTCCCCCGCGTATCTGCGGGTGCTGCGCGAGGTGTGCGACGCGCACGATGTGCTGCTGGTGTTCGACGAGATCGCCACCGGGTTCGGCCGTACGGGGGCGCTGTTCGCCGCGGATCATGCCGCGGTGACGCCCGATGTGATGTGCGTGGGCAAGGCGCTGACCGGCGGCTATATGACGATGGCGGCGACGTTGTGCACCCCGCGGGTGGCCGAGGGGATCTCCCGGGGCGAGGTGCCGGTGCTCGCCCACGGGCCCACCTTCATGGGCAATCCGCTGGCGGCCGCCGTGGCCTGCGCCTCGGTGGAGCTGCTGCTCGGACAGGACTGGCAGGCAGAGGTCAAGCGGATCGAGACGGGCCTGCGGGAAGGGCTCGCCCCGGCGGCGTCCGTGCCGGGGGTGCGCGAGGTGCGGGTGCTCGGCGCCATCGGGGTCGTGCAGCTCGATCATGAGGTGGACATGGCCGCGGCGACCCGGGCCGCGGTGCGCGAGGGCGTATGGCTGCGCCCCTTCCGTGATCTCGTCTACACCATGCCGCCGTATGTGACCGGCGAGGCGGACCTGGCGCGAATCACACGCGCGGTCTGCGCGGCGGCACGGGAGGGCTGA
- a CDS encoding ABC transporter permease, producing MLKATLRSFLAHKGRLALSALAVVLSVAFVAGSLIFSDTVTRTFDQLFASTAADVTVSPREDLTSPLSSGVTPTVPASLGARVAAVPGVAAARVDVTVDNVTVVDRHRLPVGPTTGAPTIARNWYITGHSPVRLTSGHAPHGPGEAVLDADTAHHRQVRIGDPLTVLARPGSFEVRVVGIATFTTTNPGAALVLLDTPTAQTRLLGSPDLATAVQADAAHGVGDTLLKQRIAAALHSSAYELRTAGEQARSATDRLGTVLDVIKYVMLGFAGIAVLVGVFLIVNTFSMLISQRTRELGLLRALGADRRQVRRSVLTEALLLGLIGSTLGLAAGIGLAAGLIRLMGVFGMNLRSAEMVIGPPTPVAAYLVGVGVTFVAAYFPARRAAGVSPMAALSDAEIAGVGRPLRVRAVAGAAVGALGAAALAGCAAATRTAPAVSLLGAGVVLTLVATVLAGPLLVRPVIRVLGAGFPALFGAIGRMSRRNALRNPRRTGATASALMVGLALVGGMSVASASMSASFDQQIDKTLGADFVVQNARFQPFPREITDRVRGTRGVGVVVRQRFAPLALRLPDGKLVETTAAGYEPRLDEVAHINYARGDTAAALADGALAMDVKFARSHGVRVGSRIPVRFADGRRTELRVGALTDQGGVDGFGTQGQLFLGLATLQRYVPGGEDSGLYVNAAPGTPKTVLRSRLEKALAAFPQVQVRDQADYKKLVHDQIAVLLYLVYALLGLAILIAVLGVVNTLTLSVVERTREIGLLRAIGLSRRQLRRMIRLESVVIAVFGAVLGLVLGLVWGVCAQRVLALRGLKALVVPWTVIVAVMAGAAVVGVVAALLPALRASRMNVLTAIAHE from the coding sequence GTGCTCAAGGCGACTCTGCGCAGCTTCCTCGCACACAAAGGGCGGCTCGCGCTCTCGGCCCTGGCCGTCGTCCTGTCCGTGGCGTTCGTCGCGGGCAGCCTGATCTTCTCGGACACGGTCACCCGGACCTTCGACCAGTTGTTCGCCTCCACGGCGGCCGATGTGACGGTGAGCCCCCGGGAGGACCTCACCTCACCGCTCTCCTCCGGGGTGACCCCGACCGTCCCCGCCTCCCTGGGGGCACGGGTCGCCGCGGTCCCCGGAGTCGCCGCGGCCCGTGTCGACGTCACCGTCGACAACGTCACGGTCGTGGACCGGCACCGTCTGCCGGTGGGACCGACCACCGGCGCACCCACCATCGCCAGGAACTGGTACATCACCGGGCACAGCCCGGTGCGGCTGACGTCCGGACACGCGCCGCACGGCCCCGGCGAGGCCGTGCTGGACGCGGACACCGCGCACCACAGGCAGGTGCGCATCGGCGACCCGCTGACGGTGCTGGCCCGGCCCGGCTCCTTCGAGGTGCGGGTCGTCGGCATCGCCACCTTCACCACGACCAACCCGGGCGCCGCCCTGGTCCTCCTGGACACCCCGACCGCCCAGACCCGGCTGCTGGGCAGCCCGGACCTGGCCACCGCCGTCCAGGCCGACGCGGCACACGGCGTCGGCGACACCCTGCTCAAGCAGCGGATCGCCGCCGCGCTCCATTCCTCCGCCTATGAGCTGAGGACCGCGGGCGAACAGGCCAGATCCGCCACCGACCGGCTCGGCACGGTCCTCGACGTGATCAAGTACGTGATGCTGGGGTTCGCCGGTATCGCCGTGCTCGTCGGGGTGTTCCTCATCGTCAACACCTTCTCGATGCTGATCTCCCAGCGCACCCGGGAACTGGGACTGCTGCGCGCCCTGGGCGCCGACCGGCGGCAGGTGCGCCGCTCCGTGCTGACGGAGGCGCTGCTGCTCGGTCTGATCGGCTCGACGCTCGGCCTCGCCGCGGGCATCGGGCTGGCGGCCGGCCTCATCCGGCTCATGGGCGTCTTCGGTATGAACCTCAGGTCCGCCGAGATGGTGATCGGCCCGCCGACACCCGTCGCCGCCTATCTGGTCGGAGTCGGGGTCACCTTTGTCGCCGCCTACTTCCCGGCGCGACGCGCGGCCGGCGTCTCCCCCATGGCGGCGCTCTCGGACGCGGAGATCGCCGGTGTCGGACGGCCGTTGAGGGTGCGCGCGGTGGCGGGCGCGGCCGTCGGCGCGCTCGGTGCGGCCGCGCTGGCGGGATGCGCCGCGGCGACGAGGACGGCGCCGGCGGTCTCGCTGCTCGGCGCCGGCGTGGTCCTCACGCTCGTGGCGACCGTACTCGCGGGCCCGCTGCTGGTCCGGCCGGTGATCCGGGTGCTGGGCGCCGGTTTCCCGGCCCTCTTCGGCGCGATCGGGCGGATGAGCCGGCGCAATGCCCTGCGCAATCCGCGCCGCACCGGCGCCACCGCGTCCGCGCTGATGGTGGGGCTCGCCCTGGTGGGCGGCATGTCGGTGGCGAGCGCGTCCATGTCCGCCTCCTTCGACCAGCAGATCGACAAGACGCTGGGCGCCGACTTCGTGGTGCAGAACGCCCGCTTCCAGCCGTTCCCCCGGGAGATCACCGACCGGGTCCGCGGCACGCGCGGCGTCGGGGTCGTCGTACGCCAGCGGTTCGCGCCCCTCGCCCTACGGCTGCCCGACGGCAAGCTGGTCGAGACGACCGCCGCGGGCTACGAACCGCGGCTCGACGAGGTCGCGCACATCAACTACGCCCGGGGCGACACGGCCGCCGCGCTCGCGGACGGTGCCCTGGCGATGGACGTGAAGTTCGCCCGGAGTCATGGCGTCCGGGTCGGCAGCCGGATCCCGGTCCGGTTCGCGGACGGACGCCGCACCGAGCTGAGGGTCGGCGCGCTCACCGACCAGGGCGGCGTGGACGGTTTCGGCACCCAGGGCCAGCTGTTCCTCGGGCTGGCGACGCTCCAGAGGTATGTGCCGGGCGGAGAGGACTCCGGGCTGTATGTGAACGCCGCCCCCGGCACCCCGAAGACCGTGCTGCGGTCCCGTCTCGAAAAGGCGCTCGCCGCATTTCCCCAGGTCCAGGTCCGCGACCAGGCCGACTACAAGAAGCTGGTGCACGACCAGATCGCGGTGCTGCTCTATCTGGTGTACGCGCTGCTCGGGCTGGCCATCCTCATCGCGGTGCTCGGGGTGGTCAACACCCTGACCCTGTCGGTCGTGGAGCGCACCCGTGAGATCGGCCTGCTGCGCGCGATCGGGCTCTCCCGGCGGCAGCTGCGCCGGATGATCCGGCTGGAGTCGGTGGTGATCGCGGTGTTCGGGGCCGTGCTCGGGCTGGTACTGGGGCTGGTCTGGGGGGTGTGCGCCCAGCGGGTGCTCGCCCTGCGGGGCCTGAAGGCGCTGGTCGTCCCCTGGACCGTGATCGTCGCCGTGATGGCGGGCGCGGCGGTCGTGGGCGTGGTCGCGGCACTGCTCCCCGCCCTGCGGGCCTCGCGGATGAATGTGCTGACGGCGATCGCGCACGAGTGA
- the bioB gene encoding biotin synthase BioB — MDLLNTLVDKGLRREPPTREEALAVLATSDDDVLDVVAAAGKVRRHWFGRRVKLNYLVNLKSGLCPEDCSYCSQRLGSKAEILKYTWLKPDQASQAAAAGVAGGAKRVCLVASGRGPTDRDVDRVSDTIRTIKEQNEGVEVCACLGLLSEGQAEQLRAAGADAYNHNLNTSEATYGDITTTHTYADRVDTVQKAHAAGLSACSGLIAGMGESDEDLVDVVFSLRELDPDSVPVNFLIPFEGTPLAKEWNLTPQRCLRILAMVRFVCPDAEVRIAGGREVHLRTLQPLALHLANSLFLGDYLTSEGQAGRADLEMIADAGFEVEGTDQVTLPGHRVAGGCGSHQEAGCGSHQEAGCGSHGSGGCGSHEGPGVCGSASAPASGEPRTDLVAVRRRGAGTDLAPNA, encoded by the coding sequence ATGGACCTGCTGAACACGCTGGTGGACAAGGGGCTGCGGCGCGAACCGCCGACCCGCGAGGAAGCGCTGGCCGTCCTCGCCACTTCCGACGACGATGTGCTCGATGTGGTGGCGGCGGCCGGCAAGGTGCGCCGCCACTGGTTCGGCCGACGGGTGAAACTCAACTATCTGGTCAACCTCAAGTCCGGCCTGTGCCCCGAGGACTGTTCCTACTGTTCTCAGCGCCTCGGCTCCAAGGCGGAGATCCTCAAGTACACCTGGCTCAAGCCGGACCAGGCCTCGCAGGCCGCGGCGGCCGGAGTGGCGGGCGGGGCCAAGCGGGTCTGTCTGGTCGCCAGCGGCCGCGGGCCCACCGACCGGGACGTGGACCGGGTCTCGGACACCATCAGGACCATCAAGGAGCAGAACGAGGGCGTCGAGGTGTGCGCCTGCCTCGGTCTGCTCTCCGAGGGCCAGGCCGAGCAGTTGCGGGCGGCGGGCGCCGACGCCTACAACCACAACCTCAACACCTCCGAGGCCACCTACGGGGACATCACCACCACCCACACCTACGCCGACCGCGTCGACACCGTGCAGAAGGCGCACGCCGCCGGTCTGTCGGCCTGCTCCGGGCTGATCGCGGGCATGGGCGAGAGCGACGAGGACCTGGTCGACGTCGTCTTCTCGCTGCGGGAGCTGGACCCGGACTCGGTGCCCGTCAACTTCCTGATCCCCTTCGAGGGCACCCCGCTCGCCAAGGAGTGGAACCTGACCCCGCAGCGGTGTCTGCGGATCCTGGCGATGGTGCGGTTCGTGTGCCCGGACGCGGAGGTACGGATCGCGGGCGGCCGCGAGGTCCATCTGCGCACCCTTCAGCCGCTGGCGCTGCATCTGGCCAACTCCCTCTTCCTCGGCGACTATCTGACGAGCGAGGGACAGGCGGGCCGGGCCGATCTGGAGATGATCGCGGACGCCGGGTTCGAGGTGGAGGGCACGGACCAGGTGACGCTGCCCGGGCATCGCGTCGCGGGCGGCTGCGGCTCGCACCAGGAAGCCGGGTGTGGCTCCCACCAGGAAGCCGGGTGCGGCTCGCACGGGAGCGGTGGTTGCGGTTCGCACGAGGGCCCCGGCGTCTGCGGGTCCGCTTCCGCACCGGCCTCCGGCGAGCCCCGTACGGACCTGGTCGCCGTACGCCGCCGGGGCGCGGGAACGGATCTCGCGCCCAATGCCTGA
- a CDS encoding ABC transporter ATP-binding protein, whose translation MSTAAAEHVPGRAEADGAAARARSLTKAYGSGETRVLALDAVDVDIARGRFTAVMGPSGSGKSTLMHCLAGLDTVSAGQVWLGDTEITGLKDRELTRLRRDRVGFMFQSFNLIPTLTALENITLPLDIAGRRPDPAWLDQVIDTLGLRDRLRHRPAQLSGGQQQRVACARALASRPELIFADEPTGNLDSRSGLEVLAFLREAVDELGQTVVMVTHDPHAASHSDLALFLVDGRIVDEMARPTADAVLERMRLFAEGLPAAPGPDAVPGTSDSPSGPEA comes from the coding sequence TTGTCCACTGCTGCTGCCGAGCACGTCCCGGGCCGGGCGGAGGCGGACGGGGCGGCCGCCCGCGCCAGGAGCCTGACGAAGGCGTACGGCTCGGGCGAGACGAGGGTGCTCGCCCTCGACGCGGTCGACGTGGACATCGCACGCGGCCGCTTCACCGCGGTCATGGGGCCGTCGGGTTCCGGGAAGTCCACGCTGATGCACTGCCTGGCGGGCCTGGACACCGTGTCGGCCGGCCAGGTGTGGCTCGGCGACACCGAGATCACCGGGCTGAAGGACCGGGAGCTGACCCGGCTGCGGCGGGATCGGGTCGGGTTCATGTTCCAGTCGTTCAATCTGATCCCGACGCTGACCGCGCTCGAGAACATCACGCTTCCCCTGGACATCGCGGGCCGGAGACCCGACCCGGCATGGCTGGACCAGGTGATCGACACCCTCGGGCTGCGGGACCGGCTGCGGCACCGGCCGGCGCAGTTGTCCGGCGGACAGCAGCAGCGTGTCGCCTGCGCCCGGGCGCTGGCCTCCCGCCCCGAGCTGATCTTCGCGGACGAGCCGACGGGCAACCTCGACTCCCGGTCGGGGCTGGAGGTGCTGGCCTTTCTGCGCGAGGCGGTGGACGAGCTGGGACAGACCGTCGTGATGGTCACCCACGACCCCCACGCGGCCTCCCACTCCGATCTGGCGCTGTTCCTGGTGGACGGGCGGATCGTGGACGAGATGGCCCGGCCGACGGCGGATGCGGTGCTGGAGCGCATGCGCCTCTTCGCCGAGGGGCTGCCCGCGGCCCCGGGTCCGGACGCCGTGCCGGGAACCTCCGACAGCCCCTCCGGTCCCGAGGCATGA
- a CDS encoding class I SAM-dependent methyltransferase, whose product MPDRATEDVVHHPRFARYYARSSVAAEGMLGPHRDTLLSGLSGRVIEIGAGNGLNFTHYPDTVAEVVAVEPERALRQLAMTAARRSGVPVDVVPGVAEALPVKSDAFDGAVVSLVLCSVRDVPRALSELRRVLRHGGELRFFEHGRGGGRAMRFTQRMVDRTVWPLLFGGCHVDRDPVAAISSAGFELGPCRRVLVPPRGLRTPSSYCVLGSARRPGPER is encoded by the coding sequence ATGCCGGACCGCGCCACCGAGGACGTCGTCCACCACCCCCGGTTCGCCCGCTACTACGCGCGGTCCAGCGTGGCCGCCGAGGGCATGCTGGGGCCGCACCGGGACACACTCCTGTCCGGCCTGTCGGGGCGGGTGATCGAGATCGGCGCGGGCAACGGGCTGAACTTCACGCACTATCCGGACACGGTGGCCGAGGTCGTCGCCGTCGAGCCCGAGCGCGCCCTGCGGCAGCTCGCGATGACCGCGGCCCGGCGCTCCGGTGTGCCCGTGGATGTGGTGCCGGGCGTGGCGGAGGCGCTGCCGGTGAAGAGCGATGCCTTCGACGGCGCGGTGGTGTCGCTGGTGCTGTGCAGTGTGCGGGACGTCCCGCGCGCCCTGTCGGAGCTGCGGCGTGTGCTGCGCCACGGCGGTGAGCTGCGGTTCTTCGAGCACGGCAGGGGCGGCGGGCGGGCGATGAGGTTCACCCAGCGGATGGTGGACCGCACCGTGTGGCCGCTTCTGTTCGGCGGCTGCCATGTCGACCGGGACCCGGTCGCCGCGATCAGCTCGGCCGGCTTCGAACTCGGGCCCTGCCGCCGGGTCCTGGTGCCGCCCAGGGGGCTCCGGACGCCCTCCTCCTACTGTGTGCTGGGCAGCGCTCGGCGCCCCGGTCCGGAGCGGTAG
- a CDS encoding helix-turn-helix domain-containing protein yields the protein MQYGPAVRRRRLGAELRALRARAGLTSGQAAVLVGWHQSKVSRIETGASGVKPADVGLLLDAYEVQDSELRDLLLVLAGSEDGGGRQNWWHAYRGVLPPAYRDFISLESQASGIRTVETSVVPGLLQTPAYARAVTRAAVGTLEDAALDTLVEVRLARQDVLRADPPLRLNAVLDEAVLRREVGGPEVMAHQLRRILEAARLPQVRLQVLPFSAGAHIGLTGPFVIFSFPSRSDLDVVVLDHLTSSLYLERKEDLWAYIEAFSALQVHALSPEDSFDYIAAMTGAV from the coding sequence ATGCAATACGGACCAGCGGTGCGCCGCCGCAGACTCGGCGCGGAATTGCGCGCGCTGCGCGCCCGGGCCGGACTCACCAGCGGACAGGCGGCCGTCCTCGTCGGCTGGCACCAGTCGAAGGTGAGCCGGATCGAGACCGGCGCCAGCGGCGTCAAACCGGCCGATGTGGGCCTGCTGCTCGACGCCTATGAGGTCCAGGACAGCGAACTGCGGGACCTGCTACTGGTGTTGGCGGGCTCGGAGGACGGGGGCGGGCGGCAGAACTGGTGGCACGCCTATCGCGGGGTGCTGCCCCCGGCCTACCGTGACTTCATCAGCCTGGAGTCACAGGCGAGCGGGATACGCACCGTGGAGACCTCCGTGGTGCCCGGTCTGCTGCAGACCCCCGCCTATGCCAGGGCCGTGACCAGGGCCGCCGTCGGCACCCTGGAGGACGCCGCGCTGGACACCCTGGTCGAGGTGCGGCTGGCCCGCCAGGACGTGCTGCGCGCGGACCCCCCGCTGAGGCTGAACGCGGTCCTGGACGAGGCGGTGCTGCGCCGCGAGGTCGGCGGTCCCGAGGTCATGGCACACCAGTTACGACGGATCCTGGAGGCGGCCCGGCTTCCCCAGGTACGGCTCCAGGTACTGCCGTTCTCCGCGGGAGCGCATATCGGCCTCACCGGACCTTTCGTTATCTTCTCATTTCCGAGCAGATCCGATCTGGATGTGGTAGTACTCGACCATTTGACGAGTAGCCTCTACCTCGAGCGGAAAGAAGACCTCTGGGCCTACATCGAGGCCTTCAGCGCCCTCCAGGTCCACGCTCTCTCCCCCGAGGACTCATTCGACTACATCGCCGCGATGACCGGCGCCGTCTGA
- the bioD gene encoding dethiobiotin synthase: MAILVITGTGTEVGKTVTTAAVAAVAVAGGRSVAVLKPAQTGVGRDEDGDADVVARLSGAVTAWELGRYPEPLAPATAARRAGMAPVRPQEVAEAAAKLAVEHDLVLVEGAGGLLVRFDDEGGTLADAARLLEAPVLVVAPAGLGTLNATELTARELRRRGLDLTGVVVGSWPTPADLASRCNLADLPVVSGAPLLGALPAGAGAYAPAGFRAAAPGWLAPRLGGTWDGAAFTSAFAA, translated from the coding sequence ATGGCGATATTGGTGATCACGGGGACCGGCACGGAGGTCGGCAAGACGGTGACCACCGCCGCCGTCGCGGCGGTGGCGGTGGCCGGTGGCCGCTCCGTGGCCGTCCTCAAGCCCGCGCAGACGGGCGTGGGGCGCGACGAGGACGGGGACGCCGATGTGGTGGCCCGGCTCTCGGGCGCCGTGACCGCGTGGGAACTCGGCCGCTATCCGGAGCCGTTGGCGCCGGCGACGGCGGCCCGGCGGGCCGGGATGGCGCCCGTGCGGCCGCAGGAGGTGGCGGAGGCCGCCGCCAAACTGGCCGTCGAGCACGACCTCGTCCTCGTCGAGGGGGCGGGCGGGCTGCTGGTCCGGTTCGACGACGAGGGCGGCACCCTGGCGGACGCGGCACGGCTGCTGGAGGCGCCGGTGCTGGTGGTCGCCCCGGCGGGCCTCGGCACGCTGAACGCCACGGAGCTGACGGCACGCGAACTGCGGCGCCGCGGGCTGGACCTGACGGGAGTCGTGGTCGGCAGTTGGCCGACCCCGGCCGACCTGGCCTCACGGTGCAATCTCGCGGACCTTCCGGTGGTTTCCGGGGCGCCGCTGCTCGGTGCGCTGCCCGCGGGAGCCGGGGCGTACGCGCCGGCCGGCTTCCGGGCCGCGGCGCCCGGCTGGCTGGCACCTCGGCTGGGCGGGACCTGGGACGGCGCGGCGTTCACCTCGGCGTTCGCCGCGTAG
- a CDS encoding DUF397 domain-containing protein, with product MSALPRPIPSSTSLHGVRWVRSSRSTGMNNCVETARPGPGHGSGLVAVRDSKNVTGPALLFSRDTWEKFLTGLS from the coding sequence ATGTCAGCTCTGCCTCGCCCCATCCCCTCCAGTACCTCCCTGCACGGTGTGCGCTGGGTGCGCAGCAGCCGCAGCACGGGAATGAACAACTGCGTCGAGACGGCCCGTCCGGGCCCCGGGCACGGGTCCGGGCTGGTGGCCGTGCGCGACTCCAAGAACGTGACCGGACCCGCCCTGCTGTTCAGCCGTGACACCTGGGAGAAGTTCCTGACCGGGCTGAGCTGA